From Candidatus Acidulodesulfobacterium acidiphilum, the proteins below share one genomic window:
- a CDS encoding site-specific integrase, whose translation MKIYKRNTGVYYVNTGTRRVSLKTKNKKTAEAIFEKMLATGADINTKKNNNFGFEDLINRYMESAKTLKSFYRLKSFIKTLMNFYGKNKKVDSFTAGDIEHLKKHILTEKGLSKTYFNRLFVILKIIIKKGEDWELVDKNVLPKLKKVKLEKETARIRFLSEDEIIKISKAKSYKGQHKNIILLALFTGMRKNEILSLKWGDIDFENKMINIRAENSKNGINRYIPIPEPIQNILLKIKETSKSEYVFYNKKTLNRLYDFKKPFNYILSQADIKDLHFHDLRHTFASYLVMSGVGIAEVQQLLGHKDIKMTMRYSNLSHKHLRNSISIFDNKEFQSEKEKVEKIKEIFMTLL comes from the coding sequence ATGAAAATTTACAAAAGAAACACCGGAGTTTATTATGTGAATACCGGAACGCGCAGAGTTTCATTAAAAACTAAAAACAAAAAAACAGCAGAAGCTATTTTTGAAAAAATGCTGGCGACAGGCGCAGATATAAACACAAAAAAAAATAATAATTTTGGTTTTGAAGATTTAATAAATCGATATATGGAATCGGCAAAAACTTTAAAATCTTTTTATAGGTTAAAAAGTTTTATCAAAACTTTAATGAACTTTTACGGCAAAAATAAAAAAGTCGATTCATTCACGGCTGGAGATATAGAACATTTAAAAAAACATATTCTGACAGAGAAAGGATTATCTAAAACTTATTTTAATAGACTTTTTGTGATTTTAAAAATTATTATTAAAAAAGGGGAAGATTGGGAACTTGTCGATAAAAACGTTTTGCCAAAATTAAAAAAAGTCAAGTTGGAAAAAGAAACGGCAAGGATTCGCTTTTTAAGCGAAGACGAAATAATAAAGATTTCAAAAGCTAAAAGTTATAAGGGACAACACAAAAACATTATTTTATTGGCACTTTTTACGGGAATGCGTAAAAACGAAATATTATCTTTAAAATGGGGAGATATTGATTTTGAAAATAAAATGATTAATATCAGAGCCGAAAATTCGAAAAATGGAATTAACAGATATATACCAATACCGGAACCGATACAAAATATTTTATTAAAAATAAAAGAAACGTCAAAAAGCGAATATGTTTTTTATAACAAAAAGACTTTAAACCGTCTTTACGATTTTAAAAAACCTTTTAACTATATATTAAGTCAAGCCGATATTAAAGATTTACATTTTCACGATTTGAGACACACTTTTGCGTCTTATCTTGTCATGTCGGGGGTTGGAATTGCTGAAGTACAACAATTATTAGGCCATAAAGACATAAAAATGACGATGCGTTATTCAAACTTATCACATAAACACTTGAGAAATTCTATAAGTATATTTGATAATAAAGAATTTCAAAGCGAAAAGGAAAAAGTAGAAAAGATAAAAGAAATATTTATGACGTTATTATAA